A portion of the Gammaproteobacteria bacterium genome contains these proteins:
- the gcvP gene encoding aminomethyl-transferring glycine dehydrogenase, with protein MPDIAHENRFPRRHLGPGPRDVRAMLEELGYDSLDGLVADTVPESIRLGCELDLPEGISEHELIGRLREIASRNQVFRSYLGMGYAGTITPPVILRNILENPGWYTQYTPYQAEIAQGRLQALLNFQTMVGDLTGCAVANASLLDEATAAAEAMTLCLASTRDRGRNRFLVASDCHPQTIEVVRARAEPLGIEVVVEHPRDWALDDNVFGTLVQYPGTDGSVRNYRALSDAVHAAGGLVVMATDLLALTLLTSPWEMGADIAVGNSQRFGVPLGYGGPHAAFIAARDNMRRQMPGRIIGVSIDAHGNPALRMALQTREQHIRRERATSNICTAQVLLAVMAGMYAVYHGPEGLRRIATRVRNLTGVLAEGVRRLGHRVVNEVFFDTLTIEPAGMSARGIVERARERGINLRESAGHVGVALDETVGPQDLDDLFAAFAGEDGPGFDAAALARETEAPPLPPKLARQTTMLDHPVFNSYHSETEMLRYIRRLESRDLSLTTSMIPLGSCTMKLNATAQMTAVSWPEFGAIHPFAPPEQAEGYRHIITDMERWLAEITGFAATSLQPNSGAQGEYAGLLVIRAYHHDRGDTGRDVCLIPSSAHGTNPASAVMAGMKVVVVKCDADGNIDTGDLRVRADQHADRLSALMVTYPSTHGVFEERIREACGIVHERGGQVYLDGANLNAQVGLARPGDYGADVCHINLHKTFAIPHGGGGPGMGPICAAEHLAPFLPGHPLIGTGGEKAIGSISAAPWGSASILLISWAYIALLGREGTKKATEVAILNANYMANRLEQHFPVLYKGARGRVAHEFILDLRPLKRATGVTDEDVAKRLMDYGFHAPTMSFPVLGTIMVEPTESESREELDRFCDALVSIRAEIQQIELGLADRKDNALKNAPHTAAVVVSSDWNHAYSREQAAFPAPWTREAKFWPSVGRVNNAFGDRNLVCVCPPVESYSEV; from the coding sequence ATGCCCGACATCGCGCACGAGAACAGATTTCCCCGACGACATCTCGGTCCCGGGCCCCGGGATGTGCGCGCAATGCTCGAGGAGCTGGGCTACGATTCCCTCGACGGGCTCGTCGCGGACACCGTGCCCGAATCGATCCGCCTGGGGTGCGAACTGGATCTTCCCGAGGGGATCTCCGAACACGAGCTGATCGGTCGGCTGCGGGAGATCGCCTCGCGCAACCAGGTCTTCCGCTCCTACCTGGGGATGGGCTACGCGGGCACCATCACCCCGCCCGTGATTCTCCGCAACATCCTGGAGAACCCCGGCTGGTACACGCAGTACACCCCGTACCAGGCGGAAATCGCGCAGGGCCGGCTGCAGGCGCTGCTGAACTTCCAGACCATGGTGGGGGATCTCACGGGCTGCGCGGTCGCCAACGCGTCGCTGCTGGACGAGGCCACCGCGGCCGCCGAGGCCATGACGCTCTGCCTGGCGTCCACGCGCGACCGCGGCCGCAACCGCTTCCTGGTCGCCTCCGACTGCCACCCGCAGACCATCGAGGTGGTGCGCGCCCGGGCGGAGCCGCTCGGCATCGAGGTGGTGGTCGAGCACCCGCGCGACTGGGCGCTCGACGACAACGTGTTCGGCACGCTGGTCCAATACCCGGGCACCGACGGGAGCGTGCGCAACTACCGGGCGCTCTCGGACGCCGTACACGCGGCCGGGGGACTGGTGGTCATGGCCACCGACCTGCTCGCGCTCACCCTGCTCACCTCTCCCTGGGAGATGGGCGCCGACATCGCGGTGGGCAACAGCCAGCGCTTCGGCGTCCCCCTCGGCTACGGCGGACCGCATGCCGCCTTCATCGCCGCGCGCGACAACATGCGCCGCCAGATGCCGGGCCGGATCATCGGCGTCTCCATCGACGCCCACGGCAACCCCGCCCTGCGCATGGCGCTGCAGACCCGGGAGCAGCACATCCGCCGCGAGCGCGCCACCTCCAACATCTGCACCGCCCAGGTGCTGCTGGCCGTCATGGCGGGCATGTACGCGGTCTACCACGGCCCGGAGGGACTGCGGCGCATCGCCACCCGGGTGCGCAACCTCACGGGCGTGCTGGCGGAGGGCGTGCGCAGGCTGGGCCATCGGGTGGTCAACGAGGTCTTCTTCGACACCCTGACCATCGAACCCGCGGGCATGAGCGCGCGCGGGATCGTGGAGCGGGCGCGGGAGCGCGGGATCAACCTGCGCGAGAGCGCCGGTCACGTCGGCGTGGCACTGGACGAAACCGTGGGGCCGCAGGATCTGGACGATCTCTTCGCGGCCTTCGCGGGCGAGGACGGGCCCGGGTTCGACGCCGCCGCTCTCGCCCGGGAGACGGAGGCGCCTCCACTGCCTCCGAAGCTCGCGAGGCAGACCACGATGCTCGATCATCCCGTCTTCAACAGCTACCACTCCGAGACGGAGATGCTGCGCTACATCCGCCGCCTCGAGAGCCGCGACCTGTCGCTGACCACCAGCATGATTCCGCTCGGCTCGTGCACCATGAAGCTGAACGCCACGGCGCAGATGACGGCGGTGTCGTGGCCGGAGTTTGGCGCTATACATCCCTTCGCGCCGCCGGAGCAGGCTGAGGGGTACCGGCACATCATCACGGACATGGAGCGGTGGCTGGCCGAGATCACGGGATTCGCCGCCACTTCGCTGCAGCCCAACTCGGGAGCCCAGGGCGAGTACGCCGGCCTGCTGGTGATCCGCGCATACCACCACGACCGCGGCGACACCGGGCGGGACGTGTGCCTCATCCCCTCCTCCGCGCACGGCACCAACCCGGCCAGCGCGGTCATGGCGGGCATGAAGGTGGTGGTGGTCAAGTGCGACGCGGACGGCAACATCGACACGGGTGACCTGCGCGTCAGGGCCGACCAGCACGCCGACCGGCTGAGCGCGCTCATGGTCACCTATCCGTCCACCCACGGAGTCTTCGAGGAGCGCATCCGCGAAGCCTGCGGCATCGTGCACGAGCGCGGGGGACAGGTCTACCTGGACGGCGCCAACCTGAATGCCCAGGTGGGGCTGGCGCGACCCGGCGACTACGGCGCCGACGTGTGCCACATCAACCTGCACAAGACCTTCGCCATCCCGCACGGCGGAGGCGGTCCCGGCATGGGCCCCATCTGCGCGGCCGAACACCTGGCGCCCTTCCTCCCCGGCCATCCGCTGATAGGGACGGGGGGCGAGAAGGCGATCGGCTCCATCTCCGCGGCCCCGTGGGGCAGCGCGAGCATCCTGCTCATCTCGTGGGCCTACATTGCGCTCCTGGGACGCGAGGGGACGAAGAAGGCGACCGAGGTGGCCATCCTGAACGCCAACTACATGGCGAACCGGCTGGAGCAGCACTTCCCCGTGCTCTACAAGGGCGCGCGCGGCCGGGTGGCGCACGAGTTCATCCTCGACCTGCGACCGCTCAAACGGGCCACCGGGGTCACCGACGAGGACGTGGCCAAGCGCCTCATGGACTACGGCTTCCACGCGCCGACCATGTCCTTCCCGGTGCTGGGCACGATCATGGTCGAGCCCACCGAGAGCGAGTCCCGGGAAGAGCTGGACCGCTTCTGCGACGCGCTGGTCTCGATCCGGGCGGAGATCCAGCAGATCGAGCTGGGGCTTGCCGACCGCAAGGACAACGCGCTCAAGAACGCCCCGCACACGGCGGCGGTGGTGGTGAGCAGCGATTGGAACCACGCCTACAGCCGGGAACAGGCCGCGTTTCCGGCTCCCTGGACGAGAGAGGCGAAATTCTGGCCCTCCGTGGGCCGGGTCAACAACGCATTCGGGGACCGCAATCTGGTCTGCGTCTGTCCCCCGGTGGAAAGCTACTCGGAGGTTTGA
- a CDS encoding metal-dependent hydrolase, with product MAALTYHGHATFLLQLSDGTRISIDPWYEESPANDLSLADLGDVDYVLCSHGHFDHFADAIPLANATGATLVSTFEIVAFAQTQGVENAHPMHIGGGFNFPFGRVKMTPALHGGQVHGDNTGAYTTVPGGLLIDADGTRVYHAGDTALLTDMKLLRGQVDVALLPIGDNFTMGPEDAAIAVDFIRPSVVVPIHYNTFPPIVQDPEAFRALVGDAAQVEVMASGDVLEL from the coding sequence ATGGCCGCGCTGACGTATCACGGACACGCGACGTTCCTGCTTCAACTGAGCGACGGCACACGTATCTCCATCGATCCCTGGTACGAGGAGAGCCCCGCCAACGACCTGTCGCTCGCGGATCTGGGGGATGTCGACTACGTGCTTTGCTCGCACGGGCATTTCGATCACTTCGCGGATGCCATCCCGCTGGCGAACGCCACCGGAGCCACGCTGGTGTCGACCTTCGAGATCGTGGCGTTCGCCCAGACCCAGGGAGTCGAGAACGCGCATCCCATGCACATCGGCGGCGGATTCAACTTCCCCTTCGGGCGCGTGAAGATGACGCCGGCGCTGCACGGCGGACAGGTGCACGGCGACAACACGGGGGCGTACACGACGGTCCCGGGCGGGCTGCTCATCGACGCCGACGGCACCCGCGTCTATCACGCGGGCGACACCGCGCTGCTGACGGACATGAAGCTGCTGCGCGGCCAGGTGGACGTGGCCCTGCTGCCGATCGGCGACAACTTCACCATGGGCCCGGAGGACGCGGCCATCGCGGTCGACTTCATCCGGCCTTCGGTGGTGGTGCCGATCCACTACAACACCTTTCCGCCCATCGTGCAGGATCCGGAGGCGTTCCGGGCGCTGGTGGGGGATGCCGCGCAGGTGGAGGTGATGGCCAGCGGGGACGTGCTGGAGCTGTAG
- a CDS encoding lipoate--protein ligase family protein — MARLRWTVVFDPPRDGAANMAVDHALAETVGPDAGWLRLYRWVRPTLSLGRNEPAANIYDFARVERLGIDVVRRPTGGRGVLHDAELTYAVVAPVAAAGRLRAAYAVVHAGLAAGLRSLGADARLAAGAAAGPPRAGACFDATAGGEVLAGGRKLTGSAQARIGRALLQHGSVLIDGTQDVVGELCRQPAVAGTPPASTTLREQLGRAPSWEEVATAVAEGLAAELGTGMAEGELPQPAMRRMGSLERHYRSREWTLRR; from the coding sequence ATGGCTCGCCTCCGGTGGACGGTGGTGTTCGACCCGCCCCGTGACGGCGCGGCCAACATGGCCGTGGACCACGCCCTCGCCGAGACCGTCGGGCCGGACGCGGGGTGGCTGCGCCTCTACCGCTGGGTCCGACCCACCCTTTCGCTGGGCCGCAACGAGCCGGCCGCGAACATCTATGACTTCGCGCGCGTGGAGAGGCTGGGCATCGACGTGGTGCGCCGTCCCACAGGCGGCCGGGGCGTGCTCCACGACGCCGAGCTGACCTACGCGGTGGTCGCCCCGGTCGCCGCGGCGGGGCGGTTGCGCGCGGCCTATGCGGTAGTGCACGCCGGACTGGCCGCCGGGCTCCGCTCCCTCGGGGCGGACGCCCGGTTGGCCGCGGGCGCGGCAGCCGGCCCGCCGCGGGCGGGTGCATGCTTCGACGCGACCGCCGGCGGGGAGGTGTTGGCGGGGGGGCGGAAGCTCACCGGCAGCGCCCAGGCCCGCATCGGCCGCGCCCTCCTGCAGCACGGGTCCGTGCTGATCGACGGCACCCAGGACGTGGTAGGCGAACTGTGCCGGCAGCCGGCCGTCGCGGGCACGCCGCCCGCGTCCACCACCTTGCGCGAACAGCTGGGCCGCGCGCCCTCGTGGGAGGAGGTCGCGACGGCGGTTGCGGAAGGGCTCGCAGCCGAACTCGGCACCGGGATGGCGGAGGGAGAGCTGCCGCAACCGGCGATGCGGCGGATGGGCTCGCTTGAGCGGCACTACCGGTCGCGCGAGTGGACGCTGCGGCGGTAG
- a CDS encoding DUF4325 domain-containing protein, translating into MNPSNLHVSREGGHVRVSGDLLLDSFRRVLAAIHHATQRGFTEVTLDFAATTSAFPGPMLAVLAACIRLHDESDVAVSLVRPADASLRRLFANANWAHLMAPQRFAESAWHPASVLPASRFRSPDGQREIVDRILDAVLSSPAKLARSNLAVFEWAVNEITDNVLQHADSEQGGLVQLSHYSNRQRLEFAVADAGQGIPTTMRTTRPELSDPVALELAVRRGITRDKEVGQGNGLFGTHRASTVGSGDFVIHSGYASVQRDLEAREQTSPVTGTLVVVSLDYSDPEALWRALDIQDTGADPAGDYVENRYEAVTEDVLRFVVRKEAGSVGSRSSGKLARTKLENLMAMYPSHPVNVDFGEISVVSSSFADEFLGKLFVRLGALRFMSAIRLRRMSPEVRAVLDRAILQRAGQEGAGH; encoded by the coding sequence ATGAATCCGAGCAACCTGCACGTCAGCCGGGAAGGGGGTCACGTTCGGGTCTCCGGAGACCTGCTCCTTGACTCCTTCCGGCGCGTGCTGGCGGCCATCCATCATGCCACCCAAAGGGGCTTTACCGAGGTGACGCTCGACTTCGCCGCGACAACCTCGGCCTTTCCGGGCCCAATGCTGGCGGTGCTCGCGGCATGCATCCGGCTCCACGACGAGTCCGACGTGGCCGTGTCCCTGGTTCGCCCTGCTGACGCGAGCCTGCGGCGCCTCTTCGCGAACGCGAACTGGGCTCACCTGATGGCACCCCAACGGTTCGCCGAGTCGGCCTGGCACCCCGCCTCGGTTCTGCCCGCCAGCCGCTTCAGGTCGCCGGACGGGCAGCGCGAAATCGTGGACCGCATTCTCGACGCGGTCCTCTCTTCTCCCGCCAAGCTCGCGCGTTCCAATCTCGCGGTCTTCGAGTGGGCGGTAAACGAGATAACCGACAACGTGCTGCAACACGCCGATTCGGAGCAGGGCGGGTTGGTGCAACTGAGCCACTATTCCAACAGGCAACGGTTGGAATTCGCGGTGGCCGACGCCGGCCAGGGAATCCCAACCACCATGAGGACTACGCGACCCGAGCTTTCGGACCCCGTCGCCCTGGAGCTCGCAGTCCGACGCGGGATCACCCGCGACAAAGAGGTCGGGCAAGGCAATGGCCTCTTCGGAACGCACCGGGCATCCACAGTGGGCTCAGGTGACTTCGTGATTCATTCCGGATACGCAAGCGTCCAGCGCGACCTCGAAGCGCGCGAGCAAACCTCCCCCGTCACCGGAACGCTGGTCGTGGTCAGCCTGGACTACTCTGATCCTGAAGCGTTGTGGCGTGCGCTCGACATTCAGGATACCGGAGCCGATCCGGCGGGCGACTACGTCGAGAACCGGTACGAAGCCGTGACCGAAGACGTTCTGCGCTTCGTGGTACGGAAGGAAGCCGGTTCCGTCGGATCCAGATCATCCGGCAAGCTGGCCCGGACCAAGCTCGAGAATCTGATGGCGATGTATCCGAGCCATCCCGTGAACGTCGATTTCGGCGAGATATCAGTTGTCTCAAGCAGCTTCGCGGACGAGTTTCTCGGCAAGCTGTTCGTTCGGCTCGGGGCACTCCGCTTCATGAGCGCCATCCGTTTGCGACGGATGTCGCCGGAGGTGCGGGCCGTGCTGGACCGCGCAATCCTGCAACGGGCCGGGCAGGAGGGCGCCGGGCACTGA
- a CDS encoding MotA/TolQ/ExbB proton channel family protein, translated as MVALNNLYVALLQIPGMEAPDQTLGEQIEFVWIQMSFMRWPLGICLFVGILVIIWKFFDLMAKSRRTKKILSDVDTLLADAQLQEAIEVTRESNSPAANILYAGLERHEEGTDRVMKAIENQGLIELSRLERGLVVLATLTNIAPLLGFLGTVIGMIIAFQSIELAGEVEATLVAGGIKVALLTTAAGLTIAIPVSIAHNFFVSRIDSLVIDMEESAQKMIDALHAMETGRASI; from the coding sequence TTGGTCGCACTCAACAACCTCTACGTTGCGCTCCTGCAGATCCCCGGGATGGAAGCTCCCGATCAGACCCTCGGCGAGCAGATCGAATTCGTCTGGATCCAAATGTCGTTCATGCGGTGGCCACTCGGAATCTGCCTCTTCGTAGGCATCTTGGTGATTATCTGGAAGTTCTTCGACCTGATGGCCAAGAGCCGCCGCACCAAGAAGATCCTCTCCGACGTCGACACGCTGCTGGCCGACGCGCAACTGCAGGAGGCGATCGAGGTCACCCGCGAGTCAAACTCGCCCGCAGCCAACATCCTGTACGCCGGCCTCGAGCGGCACGAGGAAGGCACCGACCGGGTCATGAAGGCCATCGAGAACCAGGGGCTCATCGAGTTGAGCCGCCTGGAGCGTGGCCTTGTCGTGCTGGCGACCCTCACCAACATCGCTCCGCTGCTGGGCTTCCTGGGCACGGTGATCGGGATGATCATCGCGTTCCAGTCCATCGAGCTGGCCGGTGAGGTCGAGGCGACGCTGGTTGCGGGCGGGATCAAGGTGGCGCTCCTGACGACCGCCGCGGGCCTCACGATCGCGATCCCCGTGAGCATCGCCCACAACTTCTTCGTGTCGCGCATCGACTCCCTGGTAATCGACATGGAAGAGTCGGCCCAGAAGATGATCGACGCGCTCCACGCGATGGAAACCGGGAGGGCGTCCATATAG
- a CDS encoding transglycosylase SLT domain-containing protein has product MKTLSAQAPALLTAVSLIIAVPSPASSLSHPGPTPQATGTESRVPVERPWHTAIRLREALAATDSPEPAAILELARAEAGWRNWTQVSELLADAEWLDEVNAGEGWLLLGLAAEAEEDWAAAEQALGAWLAGGSRDEEAVLRLVRIRARLNRSGDALGTLNAIATGRTDFFDSRMRLEVAEILAPLGDTAGVRLASAGITDDEIRERTWLLRSDAYLTVADSTAAETFLDRIVASISDDGRRARGWAILGELRLARGDPEGALAAFRAVLDAVDRGSAATLAATAVAESGTASTDDLPALGRVLQRGGETGLALDVYDRYVEEASTSPPLTLRLARARLMASAGRLSEARDEFSSLAGSEDPEVGAPALDNLARVQRRLGAGGAAETAQEQLVERFPGSRRAVDFIFFRADGDHDAGRLSRAMEGYGQTASMAPTMDRAGLARMRLGQLHIGAGDHQHAAAVFENYLADFPEGRRWQEAAYWAAWARLQLGDHERAAAHVALVTRGDPLSYYAFLGAELLGQDYEPELDPDPPFDESGVFWMYEPLREAGLLKRAGMNPAAADAAARLVERAEGSPGALLRLAEGLIAEGMHIEGIRVAGRAQSSGYPRSPRLVHAAYPLPYRDIIFDEAAKRELDPFLMAALMRQESAFDAEIVSSAGAVGLMQVMPATGRELALREGPRPFSAAALRVADVNLHLGSRYLAQMLARYDGQLPLVLSAYNAGPSRANRWRRLPEASDLQRFTERIPFFETRNYVKSVERNLRVYRWLYGDDS; this is encoded by the coding sequence ATGAAGACGCTCTCCGCACAAGCCCCTGCCCTCCTCACGGCGGTGTCCCTGATCATCGCCGTGCCGTCCCCGGCGTCTTCCCTGTCTCACCCGGGGCCGACTCCCCAGGCCACGGGAACGGAGAGCCGTGTCCCCGTCGAACGGCCCTGGCACACCGCGATCCGGCTGCGGGAAGCGCTCGCAGCAACCGATTCCCCCGAACCAGCCGCCATCCTGGAGCTGGCCCGGGCTGAGGCCGGCTGGCGGAACTGGACACAGGTGAGCGAGCTGCTGGCAGACGCCGAGTGGCTGGACGAGGTGAATGCGGGGGAAGGATGGCTCCTCCTCGGCCTGGCGGCCGAAGCCGAGGAAGACTGGGCAGCCGCAGAGCAGGCCCTGGGAGCCTGGCTCGCCGGCGGAAGCCGCGACGAGGAAGCCGTCTTGCGCCTGGTCCGGATTCGCGCCCGCCTGAACCGTTCGGGAGACGCGCTCGGGACGCTGAACGCCATCGCTACGGGCCGCACGGACTTCTTCGATAGCCGCATGCGGTTGGAGGTCGCGGAGATTCTCGCTCCGCTGGGCGACACTGCCGGCGTGCGTCTGGCGAGCGCGGGCATCACCGACGACGAGATCCGGGAACGAACCTGGCTGCTACGCTCCGACGCCTATCTGACCGTCGCCGACAGCACCGCCGCCGAGACCTTCCTCGACCGCATCGTCGCGTCGATTTCGGACGACGGACGCCGGGCGCGGGGATGGGCGATACTGGGCGAACTGCGGCTGGCGCGCGGCGACCCGGAAGGCGCGCTCGCCGCCTTCCGGGCCGTGCTCGACGCCGTCGACCGGGGCAGCGCCGCCACCCTTGCCGCCACCGCCGTGGCCGAGTCGGGCACAGCCTCCACCGACGACCTCCCGGCTCTGGGACGCGTCCTTCAGCGCGGAGGCGAAACGGGACTCGCGCTGGATGTCTACGACCGGTACGTGGAGGAAGCGTCCACCTCTCCCCCGCTCACCCTTCGCCTGGCGCGAGCGCGTCTCATGGCGAGCGCGGGACGGCTCTCGGAAGCCAGGGACGAGTTCAGCAGCCTCGCCGGCAGCGAGGACCCCGAGGTGGGCGCGCCCGCCCTCGACAACCTGGCCCGGGTGCAGCGGCGGCTCGGTGCGGGGGGCGCGGCGGAGACGGCGCAGGAGCAGTTGGTGGAGCGCTTCCCGGGAAGCCGCCGGGCGGTCGACTTCATCTTCTTCCGCGCCGACGGCGACCACGACGCGGGCCGGCTCTCCCGGGCGATGGAGGGATACGGCCAAACCGCGTCGATGGCGCCCACCATGGATCGCGCAGGTCTGGCGCGAATGCGCCTCGGCCAACTCCACATCGGCGCCGGTGACCACCAGCACGCCGCGGCGGTCTTCGAAAACTACCTCGCCGACTTTCCCGAGGGGCGGCGCTGGCAGGAGGCCGCATACTGGGCGGCCTGGGCCCGCCTCCAGCTGGGCGATCACGAGCGCGCGGCCGCGCATGTGGCGCTCGTTACCCGCGGTGATCCCCTTTCCTACTACGCCTTCCTGGGAGCGGAACTGCTCGGCCAGGACTACGAGCCCGAACTGGACCCCGATCCCCCCTTCGACGAGTCCGGGGTCTTCTGGATGTACGAGCCCCTGCGCGAAGCCGGGCTGCTCAAGCGCGCGGGGATGAACCCGGCCGCCGCGGACGCCGCGGCACGATTGGTCGAACGGGCCGAAGGCTCCCCGGGAGCGCTGCTGCGGCTGGCCGAGGGGCTGATCGCGGAGGGCATGCACATCGAGGGCATTCGCGTCGCGGGACGGGCCCAGAGCTCCGGATACCCCCGTTCGCCGCGCCTCGTGCACGCGGCCTATCCGCTGCCCTACCGGGACATCATCTTCGACGAGGCGGCCAAGCGCGAACTGGACCCGTTCCTGATGGCCGCCCTGATGCGCCAGGAATCCGCCTTCGACGCCGAAATCGTCTCCAGCGCGGGAGCGGTCGGGCTCATGCAGGTAATGCCCGCGACCGGACGCGAACTGGCGCTCCGGGAGGGACCGCGCCCCTTCTCGGCCGCGGCGCTGAGGGTGGCCGACGTGAACCTCCACCTTGGCTCACGCTATCTCGCACAGATGCTCGCCCGCTACGACGGCCAGCTGCCCCTGGTGCTGTCGGCCTATAACGCAGGTCCTTCCCGCGCCAACCGCTGGCGCCGCCTGCCCGAGGCCTCGGACCTCCAGCGCTTCACCGAGCGGATTCCCTTCTTTGAGACGCGCAACTACGTGAAGAGCGTCGAGCGCAACCTGAGGGTCTATCGCTGGCTCTACGGCGACGACTCATGA